Proteins from a single region of Acinonyx jubatus isolate Ajub_Pintada_27869175 chromosome D3, VMU_Ajub_asm_v1.0, whole genome shotgun sequence:
- the PHETA1 gene encoding sesquipedalian-1 produces the protein MKLNERSLAFYATCDAPVDNAGFLYKKGGRHAAYHRRWFVLRGNMLFYFEDAASREPVGVIILEGCTVELVEAAEEFAFAVRFAGARARTYVLAAESQAAMEGWVKALSRASFDYLRLVVRELEQQLAAVRAGGCPLPPRRPRALPPKENGCAVWSAEPPAGARPGPVPPPLPPRRRASAPNGPLHAASFARLHEWYGQEVRALRGQWLRSRAQP, from the coding sequence ATGAAGCTGAACGAGCGCAGCCTAGCCTTCTACGCCACCTGCGACGCCCCGGTGGACAACGCGGGCTTCCTGTACAAGAAGGGCGGCCGGCACGCGGCCTACCACCGCCGCTGGTTCGTGCTGCGCGGCAACATGCTCTTCTACTTCGAGGACGCGGCCAGCCGCGAGCCCGTGGGCGTCATCATCCTGGAGGGCTGCACGGTGGAGCTGGTGGAGGCCGCCGAGGAGTTCGCCTTCGCCGTGCGCTTCGCGGGCGCCCGGGCCCGCACCTACGTGCTGGCCGCCGAGAGCCAGGCCGCCATGGAGGGCTGGGTGAAGGCGCTGTCGCGGGCCAGCTTCGACTACCTGCGGCTCGTGGTGCGCGAGCTGGAGCAGCAGCTGGCGGCCGTGCGGGCGGGGGGCTGCCCGCTGCCCCCGCGCCGGCCCCGCGCGCTCCCGCCCAAGGAGAACGGCTGTGCCGTGTGGAGTGCCGAGCCCCCCGCCGGCGCGCGGCCTGGCCCcgtgcccccgcccctgcccccccggCGGCGGGCCTCGGCGCCCAACGGGCCCCTCCACGCGGCCTCCTTTGCCCGGCTACACGAGTGGTATGGGCAGGAGGTGAGGGCGCTGAGGGGCCAGTGGCTCAGGAGCCGGGCCCAGCCCTGA